The genomic interval TAAAGTTCGAACAGCTTGCGTCGTTTCAGTTGTATTTCCTCTCTGCACCGGCGTTCGGCTTCGGAACGCTGAAAGGCAAGTTTGGCTATGCGCTGGGCGTCTGCGGTCAGAAAGATATCTTTTGCCATGTCCCCACAGAAAAGAGGTTCCTGGATACTTTTGGCCAAACATCGCGCGCTCTGGGACACCTCCCGTTCGAGGTATTTGTAGACCTCCCAGATTGACACATAGCCGTCGTTGTCCATATCTGCTTTGCCCTTTAGCGCCTCCAGTAGATGATAGGTAAAAATACCATGGCCAATGGTAGGGTCTTCCCCGGAACGTTGATTCGGTTTAGCCGCTGAAATCACTAACCTACCTTCTCCCTGTGCCAACCGCTCGCAGGGATTTTCTACGATTCCCAAATCCCGCGAGCCTCGCTGAGCCACGCCACCCGCGTAGCATGCATCCAGGAAAATAATCAATCGCTGAGCCTTAATCGTGCTCAATAGCCGGTGAAAGTCGGTGTTTGATAGCGCTGAGGCAAATAAATCGTCAGGGTTCGTATCCCACGGCAGAAGATATTTGGCAATCCCATCTTTTTCAGTGTCTTCCTTGTCACTTTCTACACCGCCATGTCCAGCGAAGAAAATAATTACCGTCGATTCGGAACCGGTGTATTTATAGAACCATCCAGTAATCGCATTCTTGATATTGAATAAAGTCGCCTGCTCGTCCAATAGCAGTTTGACATTCTCCTTTAAGAATCCAACGTGCTGTGGATTCAACAATAAGTCACAAAATGCTTGAGCATCGGCATGAGTGAAATCAAGCTTTCGAATACGCGGATCGCTATATTG from bacterium carries:
- a CDS encoding caspase family protein, whose translation is MSEVFSGSVATVAIKSAYALIVGIGQYSDPRIRKLDFTHADAQAFCDLLLNPQHVGFLKENVKLLLDEQATLFNIKNAITGWFYKYTGSESTVIIFFAGHGGVESDKEDTEKDGIAKYLLPWDTNPDDLFASALSNTDFHRLLSTIKAQRLIIFLDACYAGGVAQRGSRDLGIVENPCERLAQGEGRLVISAAKPNQRSGEDPTIGHGIFTYHLLEALKGKADMDNDGYVSIWEVYKYLEREVSQSARCLAKSIQEPLFCGDMAKDIFLTADAQRIAKLAFQRSEAERRCREEIQLKRRKLFELYDRGQFPSDAYQEAISLIDKPLTEMTTKDSKLAKNLEALLKNGLSAEVYLENRDSIRSQMERIESDRSPVQHPPQDTKSPRLKPPKTEMKYCIHCGTQINLQNKFCINCGWSIQ